In Mucilaginibacter boryungensis, a single window of DNA contains:
- the fabF gene encoding beta-ketoacyl-ACP synthase II → MEFKRVVVTGLGALTPIGNTVSEYWNGLINGVSGAALIKSFDTTKFKTQFACEVKNFDADAFLGRKDARKLDPFVQYALYSTEEAVNDAGLNFEKLDTSRIGVIWGSGIGGLKTFLDEVVTFAKGDGTPRFNPFFIPKMIADIAPGHISIKYGLRGPNFTTVSACASSNNSLIDAFNYIRLGKANMFISGGSEAIINEAGIGGFNAMHALSTRNDDPATASRPFDLDRDGFVAGEGAGTIILEELEHAKARGAKIYAEMMGGGMSADAYHMTAPHPEGLGAALVMKAALEDAGMTSADIDYVNVHGTSTPIGDPQEVKAITDAYGDDIYRINVSSTKSMTGHLLGAAGAVEAIAAIMAVKHDIVPPTINHFTDDPAFDPRINFTFNKAQKRVVRAAQSNGFGFGGHNASVIFKKYED, encoded by the coding sequence ATGGAGTTTAAAAGAGTTGTTGTAACCGGGCTTGGTGCTCTTACTCCTATTGGCAATACAGTTTCAGAATATTGGAACGGATTGATCAATGGAGTAAGCGGCGCAGCTTTGATTAAAAGTTTTGATACCACAAAATTCAAAACACAGTTTGCCTGTGAAGTAAAGAATTTTGATGCGGATGCTTTTTTAGGCAGAAAGGACGCACGTAAACTGGACCCTTTTGTTCAATACGCGCTGTATTCTACCGAAGAGGCTGTGAACGACGCCGGTTTAAATTTCGAAAAACTGGATACCAGCCGCATAGGTGTAATATGGGGTTCGGGCATTGGCGGCTTGAAAACCTTTTTAGACGAGGTGGTTACCTTTGCCAAAGGTGACGGTACGCCACGCTTCAATCCTTTCTTTATTCCTAAAATGATAGCTGATATAGCCCCGGGCCATATCTCTATTAAATACGGTTTACGCGGCCCTAACTTCACTACAGTTTCAGCCTGTGCATCATCAAACAATTCGTTAATTGATGCCTTTAACTACATCCGTTTAGGCAAAGCCAATATGTTTATCAGCGGTGGTAGCGAAGCTATTATTAATGAAGCTGGCATTGGTGGCTTTAATGCCATGCACGCCCTTTCAACCCGTAACGATGACCCTGCAACCGCCTCGAGGCCTTTTGATCTTGACCGCGACGGCTTTGTAGCTGGCGAAGGCGCAGGTACCATTATACTGGAAGAACTGGAGCATGCCAAGGCACGCGGCGCTAAAATTTATGCAGAAATGATGGGTGGCGGCATGAGTGCCGACGCTTATCACATGACTGCACCACACCCTGAAGGGTTAGGGGCGGCGCTTGTAATGAAAGCGGCCTTAGAAGATGCGGGCATGACATCAGCCGATATTGATTATGTGAACGTTCACGGCACATCGACCCCAATTGGCGACCCGCAAGAAGTAAAGGCAATAACCGACGCTTACGGCGATGATATTTACCGCATCAATGTTAGCTCAACCAAATCAATGACCGGTCATTTATTAGGTGCAGCTGGCGCAGTGGAAGCTATCGCAGCTATTATGGCTGTGAAGCACGATATTGTACCCCCTACTATAAACCACTTTACAGACGATCCGGCATTTGATCCACGTATTAATTTCACCTTTAACAAAGCACAAAAACGTGTGGTAAGGGCGGCGCAGAGTAATGGGTTTGGATTTGGCGGGCACAATGCTTCCGTTATATTTAAAAAATACGAAGACTAA
- a CDS encoding IPExxxVDY family protein, translating into MNKKLLKFEIDLDFVLIAITSAQKDYRLCYLVNKYLHFNFVRVDDLEVNIYPTSAQAVPFSMYEYYWEASETSFYLIANRGADGLLIPEMREADYFLMIKNYIDDQDLNDIINGLNKIPEVVAAIKIDPKKIKSRENLLF; encoded by the coding sequence TTGAATAAAAAGCTTTTAAAGTTTGAAATCGACCTGGATTTTGTGCTGATAGCTATAACATCAGCCCAGAAAGATTATCGCCTTTGTTACCTTGTGAACAAGTATTTGCACTTTAATTTTGTACGGGTTGATGATCTGGAGGTAAATATTTATCCAACTTCTGCCCAGGCGGTACCTTTTTCCATGTACGAGTATTATTGGGAAGCAAGCGAAACCTCCTTTTATCTTATCGCAAATCGGGGTGCCGATGGTCTTCTAATTCCTGAAATGCGCGAGGCCGATTATTTTTTAATGATCAAAAATTATATAGACGACCAGGACCTTAATGATATTATTAACGGCCTAAATAAAATACCCGAAGTGGTAGCCGCGATAAAGATTGATCCGAAAAAGATAAAATCACGGGAAAATCTGTTATTTTAG
- the rnc gene encoding ribonuclease III, whose protein sequence is MPITGFYKLYLSPNRKYVKQLNNLLGFVPGNLSLYRMAFRHKSVAANVKKGVKNSNERLEFLGDAVLGSVVAEVLFKLYPYGDEGFLTELRSKIVSRVNLNQLARKLGFENLIEYDNRMVSNTRQGSLLGDAFEALIGAVYLDKGYDFTKNFLINHIIKSHIDIHTLEQTETNFKSKLIEWCQRHGKDVSFDLAENQEGESTKLFSVHAVIDGEIMGLGKEFSKKNAEKLAAEKACEALGI, encoded by the coding sequence ATGCCAATAACAGGGTTTTATAAGCTTTATCTGTCACCGAACAGAAAATATGTTAAACAATTAAATAATTTGCTCGGCTTTGTACCGGGCAATTTGTCTTTATACCGCATGGCATTCCGCCACAAATCGGTAGCCGCCAACGTAAAAAAGGGCGTAAAAAACAGTAATGAGCGGCTTGAGTTTTTAGGCGATGCCGTCTTGGGCAGCGTAGTAGCCGAGGTATTGTTTAAATTATACCCATATGGCGACGAAGGTTTCTTAACCGAACTACGATCAAAAATTGTAAGCCGGGTTAACCTTAACCAGCTGGCCCGCAAGCTGGGTTTTGAAAACCTGATTGAATATGATAATCGCATGGTAAGCAATACCCGCCAGGGATCTTTACTGGGTGATGCATTTGAGGCACTAATAGGCGCCGTATACCTTGATAAAGGTTATGATTTTACCAAGAATTTCCTGATCAACCATATCATCAAGTCGCACATTGACATCCATACACTTGAGCAAACTGAAACCAACTTTAAAAGTAAACTGATCGAATGGTGCCAACGCCATGGTAAAGATGTAAGTTTTGATTTGGCGGAGAACCAGGAAGGGGAAAGCACTAAACTATTTAGTGTACACGCTGTTATCGATGGTGAAATAATGGGCCTTGGCAAAGAATTCAGTAAAAAGAACGCGGAAAAATTAGCCGCGGAAAAGGCCTGCGAAGCTTTAGGAATATAA
- a CDS encoding type I restriction endonuclease subunit R: MTRVVENDIELWVIEVLQTKGFTYIHPHQLDPDVDTSLRNGFADVVIETYLQDALIRINPTIGSATLQQAVKEVLRTPGHSDLMASNQYFHKLLVEGVDVVYTDNGEERTVKAKLIDEANSSNNSWHVTHQVTIIENGQHKRPDVILYLNGVPIVVLELKNATDHNATVEKAYHQFQTYHRTIPTLFNYNCFEIISDGLEAKLGTITSDISRFMAWKTADGKTIASNKTSELAVMMDGLLNTTVLTDLILNFIVFEKTKVEDLATKTVRIEVVKKIAAYHQYYAVKKAIVSAQEASIEGGNRKGGVVWHTQGSGKSLSMVFFTGLLVKALDNPTVIIITDRNDLDEQLFDTFANCSQLLRQVPVQIESRIALVKELKNRQSGGVFFTTIQKFLPEEGSTQFAQLSDRRNIIVIADEAHRTQYGFEAKVRYIKDAAGNEVGNETTYGFAKHMHDALPGATFIGFTGTPVESNDKNTQAVFGEYVDIYDIERAVRDGATVPIYYENRFAKLKLDRIFTEDLENQLNMVAEGLPEYTINKAIERSTRQEAIIGHPERLKMIAKDILIHFESRAEVFSGKALIVAMNRNIAVALYNEIVALKPEWHDTRDEYGGVKVIMTGSSSDEKHLQDHIRTKAKRALIAARLKEKRDPLQMVIVVDMWLTGFDAPVLHTLYLDKDMSGHNLMQAIARVNRVFNDKPGGLIVDYVPVTGNLKAALKTYTENNGNGAITLDIAEAVNLMLTKLEVVEQMYHNFDYKPYFKASTGVKMDIILEAEEHILGLDNGKERYIKEVTSLGQAYALAKSEPEAKIITEDVAFFQAVKARLAKFDIAVTGQRRREFENTIKSMVETAIATDGIVNLLDQAGLDKPEVSIFSEDFMNEIRNMKQKNVAIELLKKLLSDQIKIRFKKNLVVNKSLTEKLMAAINKYNNKSITALEMMELLLELSHDVNRETELGNSLGLTEPEKAFYDALACNQSAMDMLGDSKLLIIAKELVQRVKSNTTIDWTVRQSVKDRVKREVKRVLRFHKYPPDDEARATDTVLEQAEMYAKELA, from the coding sequence TTCGGAACGGGTTTGCTGATGTTGTCATTGAAACTTATCTGCAAGATGCTTTAATACGCATCAATCCAACCATTGGATCAGCAACTTTGCAACAAGCTGTAAAGGAAGTGCTGCGTACACCTGGGCATAGTGATTTAATGGCGAGCAATCAATACTTTCATAAGCTATTGGTTGAAGGAGTTGATGTTGTTTATACTGATAATGGCGAAGAAAGAACGGTTAAGGCCAAGCTTATCGACGAGGCAAATTCTTCTAATAACTCATGGCATGTTACTCATCAGGTAACAATAATAGAGAATGGCCAGCATAAGCGGCCTGATGTTATACTTTATCTTAACGGGGTGCCAATTGTTGTGCTTGAACTTAAAAATGCAACAGACCACAACGCAACAGTCGAGAAAGCATACCATCAATTCCAAACATATCATCGCACGATACCAACATTGTTTAATTACAACTGCTTCGAGATTATAAGTGATGGCTTGGAAGCAAAATTAGGTACAATAACTAGCGATATATCACGCTTTATGGCTTGGAAAACTGCTGATGGTAAAACTATCGCCTCTAACAAGACCAGCGAACTCGCGGTAATGATGGATGGGTTATTAAACACAACCGTCCTTACCGATCTGATATTAAACTTTATTGTATTTGAAAAGACTAAAGTTGAAGACTTAGCTACTAAAACAGTACGTATTGAAGTGGTGAAGAAAATAGCTGCTTACCATCAATACTATGCCGTGAAGAAAGCTATCGTATCGGCACAGGAAGCCAGTATTGAAGGAGGCAACCGTAAAGGTGGTGTGGTTTGGCACACACAGGGTTCGGGCAAATCGCTATCAATGGTATTCTTTACTGGCCTATTGGTTAAAGCGCTTGACAACCCCACAGTAATTATTATTACAGACAGGAACGACCTGGATGAGCAACTCTTCGATACGTTTGCCAATTGCTCGCAATTATTGAGGCAAGTGCCTGTACAAATAGAGAGCAGAATAGCGTTGGTAAAAGAATTAAAAAACCGGCAATCGGGTGGTGTGTTCTTCACTACCATACAAAAGTTCTTGCCCGAAGAAGGTTCAACGCAGTTCGCACAACTATCCGATAGGCGCAACATCATTGTGATTGCTGATGAAGCCCACCGTACTCAATATGGGTTTGAAGCTAAGGTTAGGTATATAAAAGATGCTGCCGGCAACGAAGTTGGTAACGAAACCACTTATGGCTTTGCTAAGCACATGCACGATGCCTTGCCTGGTGCAACGTTTATCGGCTTTACAGGCACACCCGTTGAAAGTAATGATAAGAATACTCAAGCCGTATTTGGTGAGTACGTAGATATATACGACATAGAGCGCGCCGTAAGGGACGGAGCGACCGTGCCAATCTATTATGAAAATAGGTTTGCAAAACTGAAACTTGACAGGATATTTACTGAAGATTTAGAGAATCAATTGAATATGGTGGCCGAAGGGTTGCCCGAATATACTATTAACAAGGCGATCGAGCGTTCAACACGGCAAGAAGCAATCATTGGTCATCCCGAAAGATTGAAAATGATAGCTAAGGATATACTTATTCATTTTGAGAGCCGTGCAGAGGTCTTTAGCGGGAAAGCATTAATAGTTGCTATGAATCGCAATATTGCAGTGGCTTTATATAATGAGATAGTAGCGCTCAAACCTGAATGGCATGACACCCGTGATGAGTATGGGGGCGTTAAAGTTATAATGACTGGTAGTTCATCTGATGAGAAGCATTTGCAAGATCATATCCGAACCAAAGCCAAACGTGCATTAATAGCTGCACGTTTGAAAGAAAAGCGCGACCCATTGCAAATGGTTATTGTGGTTGACATGTGGTTAACGGGCTTTGATGCACCGGTATTGCATACGTTGTATCTTGACAAAGACATGAGCGGCCACAACTTAATGCAGGCCATAGCAAGAGTTAATAGGGTATTTAATGATAAGCCAGGAGGCTTAATAGTAGATTATGTTCCAGTAACGGGCAACCTGAAGGCGGCCTTAAAAACTTACACGGAGAATAATGGTAATGGCGCTATTACACTTGACATTGCGGAAGCTGTTAACTTAATGCTTACCAAGCTTGAAGTTGTTGAGCAGATGTATCACAACTTCGATTACAAGCCTTATTTCAAAGCCAGTACAGGTGTTAAAATGGACATAATATTGGAAGCGGAAGAACATATATTGGGCTTAGATAATGGCAAAGAGCGATATATCAAAGAAGTTACTTCGTTAGGCCAGGCATATGCCTTAGCCAAATCAGAGCCGGAAGCTAAGATAATAACAGAGGATGTGGCATTCTTTCAGGCCGTTAAAGCACGGTTAGCAAAATTCGATATAGCCGTAACCGGCCAACGCCGCAGAGAGTTTGAGAACACCATAAAATCAATGGTTGAAACCGCCATAGCAACTGATGGCATAGTAAATCTGTTAGATCAGGCAGGCTTAGACAAACCCGAGGTATCAATATTTAGCGAAGATTTCATGAACGAGATACGTAACATGAAGCAAAAGAATGTCGCTATTGAGTTACTAAAGAAATTACTCTCAGATCAAATTAAAATACGTTTTAAGAAGAACCTTGTAGTTAACAAAAGCCTTACTGAAAAGCTAATGGCTGCTATCAATAAATACAATAACAAATCCATTACCGCCCTTGAAATGATGGAACTGTTGCTTGAGTTATCACATGATGTTAACCGGGAAACCGAGCTGGGTAACTCATTAGGGTTAACCGAGCCCGAGAAGGCATTTTATGACGCCCTTGCCTGCAATCAATCGGCTATGGATATGTTAGGGGATAGCAAGCTACTTATCATCGCTAAGGAATTAGTACAACGGGTAAAAAGCAACACCACAATTGACTGGACTGTCCGTCAATCGGTTAAAGACAGGGTAAAGCGGGAAGTAAAACGAGTTTTACGTTTCCATAAATACCCACCTGACGATGAAGCTCGTGCTACCGATACAGTGCTGGAACAAGCTGAAATGTATGCCAAGGAATTAGCATAA
- a CDS encoding acyl carrier protein, producing MSDIASRVKAIIVEKLGVDESEVTPEASFTNDLGADSLDTVELIMEFEKEFNVAIPDDQAETIGTVGQAIAYLEKNVK from the coding sequence ATGTCTGATATCGCTTCAAGAGTTAAAGCTATTATCGTAGAAAAATTAGGTGTTGACGAAAGTGAAGTTACACCTGAAGCAAGTTTCACCAACGACTTAGGTGCTGACTCTTTAGACACCGTGGAATTGATCATGGAGTTTGAAAAAGAATTTAACGTGGCCATCCCTGACGATCAGGCAGAAACCATTGGTACCGTTGGCCAAGCCATCGCTTACCTTGAAAAAAACGTTAAATAA
- a CDS encoding vitamin B12-dependent ribonucleotide reductase, producing the protein MSKTSTKKQAAENSKGLKLDRYFTKDGIPVYELFKYDKRSSIIRNPSGDAVFEMNDVEVPSSWSQVATDILAQKYFRKAGVPQADGTTGAEKSIKQVAHRMANCWKVWGEKYNYFASAADAQVFYDEIVYTIVGQLAAPNSPQWFNTGLHTSYDITGKPQGHYYVDPATGKLSKSTSAYERPQPHACFILSVDDDLVNDGGIMDLWVREARIFKYGSGVGTNFSKIRGDNEKLSGGGYSSGLMSFLKIGDRAAGAIKSGGTTRRAAKMVCLDLDHPEIESFVNWKVEEEKKVAALIAAGYSSDYEGEAYRTVSGQNSNNSVRIPNAFFNALKGGKPWDLISRMSGKAIKSIPAQKLWDDIAFAAWACADPGVQFDTTINEWHTCPEGGRINASNPCSEYMFLDNTACNLASINLEHFFDKETRAFDVKGFEHACRIWTIVLEISVLMAQFPSKEVAQLSYDYRTLGLGYANLGSALMVNGIPYDSDKARAIGGAITAIMTGTAYATSAEMARELGTFSRYEENKKHMLRVMRNHRYAAYNSTGNYEGLEIAPPGIDQKHCPDYLLSAACNAWDKALEMGEKYGYRNAQTTVIAPTGTIGLVMDCDTTGIEPDFALVKFKKLSGGGYFKIINQAVPAALRNLGYAEHEIDTIINYAKGSATLNNAPHINLQSLKTKGFTDAELEKLDKAMVSAFEVSFGFNVWTVGEDCLKRLGFTTEQYNAHDFNLLRALGFSKQQIAEANEYICGTMTVEGAPYLKQEHYEIFDCANKCGAKGERYIHAHGHIKMMAAAQPFLSGAISKTINLPNEAQVDEIKDCYELSWALGLKANALYRDGCKLSQPLSTKSDVKEEADDKLETVEEVLGEAANVKLSDLTPEQVIEAAIAIMEKSKDTNFMRELSRVVQKKSLPAKRRGFTQKASIDGQTVFVRTGEYEDGTLGEIFVDMHKEGATFRSLMNCFAIAVSVGLQYGVPLEEYVEKFTFTRFEPAGMVMGHDNIKSATSIIDYIFRMLGYEYQNRTDLVHVLTEQNGITGNPQLSDDDFNPDQSNVYEPVAVNNTAAKKQVSFDVSMGVQSDAPACNVCGHTTVRSGTCYKCLNCGSSMGCS; encoded by the coding sequence ATGAGCAAAACATCTACAAAAAAACAAGCTGCCGAAAATAGTAAAGGTTTAAAGCTGGATAGGTATTTCACCAAAGATGGCATACCTGTATACGAATTGTTTAAATATGACAAACGCTCATCCATTATCCGCAATCCCAGCGGCGACGCAGTGTTTGAAATGAACGATGTAGAAGTGCCTTCAAGCTGGTCGCAGGTGGCTACAGATATATTAGCTCAAAAATACTTTCGCAAAGCAGGGGTGCCACAAGCTGACGGGACTACCGGTGCTGAGAAAAGCATAAAGCAAGTAGCCCATCGTATGGCCAATTGCTGGAAAGTGTGGGGCGAAAAATATAATTACTTTGCCTCGGCGGCTGATGCCCAGGTTTTTTATGATGAGATAGTTTATACCATAGTTGGCCAGCTGGCAGCGCCAAACTCGCCACAATGGTTCAATACAGGTCTGCATACATCTTATGACATTACCGGGAAGCCACAAGGCCATTATTATGTCGATCCCGCTACGGGGAAACTAAGCAAATCAACTTCAGCTTACGAGCGGCCGCAACCGCATGCTTGTTTTATACTTTCGGTTGATGATGACCTGGTGAATGATGGCGGCATTATGGATTTGTGGGTTCGTGAAGCCCGGATTTTTAAATATGGATCGGGTGTTGGCACTAACTTTAGTAAAATACGTGGTGATAACGAAAAGCTTTCGGGCGGCGGTTATTCATCAGGCCTGATGTCGTTCCTGAAAATTGGCGACCGTGCCGCGGGGGCCATCAAATCGGGCGGTACTACACGCCGGGCAGCCAAAATGGTTTGTTTAGATCTTGATCACCCCGAAATAGAAAGCTTTGTAAATTGGAAAGTTGAAGAGGAGAAGAAGGTTGCCGCATTGATTGCTGCCGGCTACTCTTCTGATTACGAAGGAGAGGCCTACCGAACCGTTAGCGGCCAAAACTCTAACAATTCGGTGCGTATCCCCAATGCATTTTTTAATGCCTTAAAAGGCGGTAAACCGTGGGATTTGATCAGTAGGATGAGCGGTAAGGCCATTAAATCTATCCCGGCACAAAAACTATGGGATGATATCGCTTTTGCAGCTTGGGCCTGTGCCGATCCGGGGGTGCAGTTTGATACCACCATAAACGAATGGCATACCTGCCCAGAGGGCGGTCGCATTAATGCCTCGAACCCATGTTCGGAATATATGTTCCTGGATAATACAGCCTGTAACCTGGCATCTATTAATCTCGAACATTTTTTCGATAAGGAAACACGCGCTTTTGATGTAAAAGGCTTTGAACATGCCTGCCGCATTTGGACCATTGTGTTAGAGATCTCGGTATTGATGGCACAATTCCCGTCTAAAGAGGTAGCACAATTATCATATGATTACCGTACGCTTGGTTTAGGCTATGCTAACTTAGGTTCGGCCCTGATGGTAAACGGTATCCCTTATGATAGTGACAAGGCCCGGGCAATTGGCGGCGCTATTACCGCTATTATGACGGGTACAGCCTATGCCACATCGGCCGAGATGGCCCGCGAATTAGGAACTTTTAGCCGCTACGAGGAAAATAAAAAGCATATGCTGCGCGTAATGCGCAATCATCGTTACGCTGCATATAACTCTACCGGAAACTATGAAGGTCTGGAAATAGCCCCTCCCGGCATCGATCAAAAACATTGCCCCGATTATTTATTAAGCGCCGCTTGCAATGCCTGGGATAAAGCTTTGGAAATGGGCGAAAAATATGGCTATCGCAATGCCCAGACTACTGTTATTGCCCCAACGGGAACTATAGGACTGGTAATGGATTGCGATACCACCGGGATTGAGCCTGATTTTGCCTTGGTAAAATTTAAGAAATTATCTGGTGGTGGATACTTTAAAATAATAAACCAGGCGGTGCCTGCAGCTTTACGCAATTTGGGTTATGCCGAACATGAGATAGACACTATTATTAATTACGCTAAAGGCAGCGCTACATTAAACAATGCGCCGCATATTAACTTGCAGAGTTTAAAAACCAAAGGGTTTACCGATGCTGAACTGGAGAAGCTGGATAAGGCTATGGTATCGGCTTTTGAAGTTAGCTTTGGTTTTAATGTGTGGACAGTTGGCGAAGATTGCCTGAAACGCCTGGGCTTTACCACCGAACAATACAATGCGCATGATTTTAACCTGCTGCGTGCTTTAGGTTTCAGCAAACAGCAAATAGCCGAAGCTAATGAATACATCTGCGGCACTATGACCGTTGAAGGTGCACCTTACCTTAAACAGGAACACTACGAAATATTTGATTGTGCCAATAAATGCGGGGCCAAGGGCGAACGTTATATCCACGCGCATGGACACATTAAAATGATGGCTGCAGCACAGCCATTCCTGTCGGGCGCTATATCTAAAACCATTAACCTGCCCAACGAGGCCCAGGTAGATGAGATAAAAGATTGCTACGAGCTTTCGTGGGCTTTGGGCCTGAAAGCTAATGCGCTGTATCGCGATGGCTGTAAGTTATCTCAACCATTATCAACCAAATCGGATGTTAAGGAAGAAGCCGACGATAAGCTGGAAACCGTAGAGGAAGTTTTGGGTGAAGCTGCCAACGTAAAGCTAAGTGATTTAACCCCCGAGCAGGTGATAGAGGCAGCCATAGCCATTATGGAAAAATCGAAGGATACTAACTTTATGCGCGAACTATCACGCGTAGTGCAGAAGAAGAGCCTTCCTGCCAAACGCCGTGGATTTACCCAAAAAGCCAGTATAGACGGGCAAACCGTATTTGTGCGCACAGGCGAATATGAAGACGGTACTCTGGGTGAAATATTTGTAGATATGCACAAGGAAGGCGCTACCTTCCGCTCGCTGATGAACTGCTTTGCCATTGCGGTATCGGTTGGTTTGCAGTATGGAGTACCACTGGAGGAATATGTAGAGAAATTTACTTTTACGCGCTTTGAGCCCGCGGGGATGGTAATGGGGCATGATAACATCAAAAGCGCAACTTCTATTATCGATTACATCTTCAGGATGCTAGGCTACGAATACCAGAACCGTACCGACCTGGTGCATGTGTTAACCGAACAGAATGGTATTACCGGTAATCCTCAACTAAGCGACGACGATTTTAATCCCGACCAAAGCAATGTTTATGAACCGGTTGCAGTAAACAATACTGCCGCCAAAAAACAGGTAAGTTTTGATGTAAGCATGGGTGTACAAAGCGATGCGCCGGCCTGTAATGTGTGCGGGCATACCACTGTGCGTTCGGGTACATGTTATAAATGTTTAAATTGTGGCAGCAGTATGGGCTGCTCTTAA
- the pyk gene encoding pyruvate kinase has product MKLSYNRTKIVATMGPASAKKDVLMAMIKAGVNVCRLNFSHGRPEDHQKTIDIIREINDKYKVNVGILADLQGPKIRIGLVKDGGIHLANGKRINMTTQECIGDDNQIYITYDTFPQDVKAGEIILLDDGKIQMKVIETNKKDLVVCEVVHGGILTSRKGVNLPNTKVSIPSLTEEDLINLDFALANDVEWIGLSFVRTAEDIVELKRIISRSGKASRVIAKIEKPEAIDNIDGIIEATDGIMVARGDLGVEMPLEEVPLLQKMIARKCRAASKPVIIATQMLESMITTPRPTRAEVNDVANSVLDGADAVMLSGETSVGEFPVIVIETMAKIVRNVEEQGYPFNSSKEAYDKIPVSNTISNAVCESAVHLAGHTNAVGIISMTFSGYTAFEISSHRPKASTYIFTSNKNLLNALSLVWGVKAFYYDKLESTDKTISDVNNILKKENLIEIGDVVINTAAVPIAKQGKTNMLKVTVID; this is encoded by the coding sequence ATGAAATTATCTTACAACAGAACCAAAATAGTTGCTACAATGGGCCCTGCGTCGGCTAAAAAAGACGTATTGATGGCTATGATAAAAGCGGGCGTTAACGTTTGCCGCCTTAACTTTTCGCACGGCAGGCCTGAAGATCATCAGAAAACAATCGACATTATTCGCGAAATAAACGATAAATATAAAGTTAACGTAGGTATCCTGGCCGATTTACAAGGCCCGAAGATCCGCATAGGCTTGGTTAAAGATGGCGGCATACACCTGGCCAATGGTAAACGTATTAACATGACCACGCAGGAATGTATTGGCGATGATAACCAGATATATATTACCTACGATACCTTCCCGCAGGATGTAAAAGCCGGCGAAATTATTTTGCTGGACGACGGCAAAATTCAAATGAAGGTTATTGAAACTAACAAAAAAGATCTGGTGGTTTGCGAAGTTGTGCACGGCGGTATCCTGACATCGCGCAAAGGCGTTAACCTGCCAAATACCAAGGTATCTATTCCAAGCTTAACCGAAGAAGACTTAATAAACCTTGATTTTGCTTTGGCGAATGATGTAGAGTGGATAGGCCTTTCGTTTGTGCGTACTGCCGAGGATATTGTGGAATTGAAACGGATTATCAGCCGTAGCGGAAAAGCATCGCGCGTTATTGCTAAAATTGAAAAACCCGAAGCTATTGACAATATAGATGGTATTATTGAAGCAACTGATGGTATAATGGTAGCCCGCGGAGACCTTGGTGTGGAAATGCCATTGGAAGAAGTACCCTTGTTGCAAAAAATGATTGCCCGCAAATGCCGCGCGGCTTCAAAACCTGTTATTATTGCTACCCAAATGCTGGAAAGCATGATCACCACCCCGCGCCCAACACGCGCCGAAGTGAACGACGTGGCTAACTCGGTATTAGATGGTGCCGACGCAGTGATGTTGAGTGGTGAAACATCGGTTGGTGAATTCCCGGTAATAGTTATTGAAACGATGGCCAAAATTGTCCGTAATGTGGAAGAACAGGGATATCCGTTCAACTCATCAAAAGAAGCATACGATAAAATACCTGTTTCAAATACCATTAGCAACGCTGTTTGCGAATCGGCCGTGCATTTAGCGGGGCATACTAACGCAGTGGGTATTATATCCATGACCTTCTCGGGCTACACAGCCTTCGAAATTTCAAGCCATCGCCCTAAGGCAAGCACTTATATTTTTACATCAAATAAAAACCTGTTGAACGCACTAAGCCTTGTTTGGGGTGTAAAAGCGTTTTACTATGATAAATTAGAAAGCACCGATAAAACCATCAGCGATGTAAACAACATCCTGAAAAAAGAAAACCTGATTGAAATTGGCGATGTAGTTATTAATACTGCTGCCGTGCCAATTGCCAAGCAAGGTAAAACCAATATGCTTAAAGTTACGGTGATTGACTAA